From the genome of Seriola aureovittata isolate HTS-2021-v1 ecotype China chromosome 6, ASM2101889v1, whole genome shotgun sequence, one region includes:
- the ttc14 gene encoding tetratricopeptide repeat protein 14 isoform X2 — MDRDLLRQCLTYHGESLFNKLKCEQTENPDFQAVVSDLCKATNERGEDQGSPLVEQFIARKADILFCPAWKTATLQEEEHEAEEDAAEPYAIMPPVELFMEVSYEERRSMLYRDLERGDIVVGRINNIREYGFFLTLLCMAGGLKRDIEDLELSALCHIREIPSTGNHDDPLSYYQIGDFIRAGVKDIDRYQEKITVSLHQASLSPSLESIKLGVITREELPVHYSRSVRAASDSSETYECILKSCHGYHNPSVVDYLLEKVGISDTHPPSMMRGLQSKLFQEEDFASAIRKKQSASWALKCVRAGVDHFKHGRHVEAMNEYNKALEIDTNNVEALVARGALYANKGSIVKAITDFELALESCPDHRNAKKYLCQTLVERGKQLEEQEKLVTAEGLYRRALSLDDSNPEAQEALNKITDTIQKSIRLREEALAKEEVKAKTSQTSAEKLRKILKEEKRMKKKRKRSASSSSSSSTSTRSSSTSSSSSSSRKKSKKKKKKRRRSERGSKRHRRISSRESRKSEEGKSEKDRKEKDEDEVEWYPAPPNTSATFLNQEGGPGFEERDEVEEKDAEERRICQLYSLSAASENEESDSSRKERKGRDREESRAGRKKSSMSRSPEREKKRSKSREGRDKNRERGKEYNRRNSDSKMRRSLDENRKRKISCSSADSEYSRKSSVRSEYSGNSGSASKHLENRVRHDLSKRNSFDGGRYENRGRDEICEVEDVKRGKESKKGREEEERSSKRSESAGNHHEQRGGVTSVPGVRPKKDLPANLLDIFNQIAQFEKDKGGRPKK, encoded by the exons ATGGATAGAGACTTGTTGAGGCAATGCCTCACGTATCATGGAGAGTCCTTGttcaacaaactgaaatgtgaacaaacagaaaacccAGACTTCCAAGCTGTGGTGTCTGACTTGTGCAAGGCCACGAATGAAAG GGGTGAAGATCAGGGCAGCCCCCTTGTAGAGCAGTTCATTGCCAGGAAGGCTGACATCCTGTTCTGTCCAGCATGGAAGACCGCCACTCTTCAAGAAGAAGAGCACGAGGCGGAGGAGGACGCTGCAG AGCCCTATGCCATCATGCCACCGGTGGAGTTGTTCATGGAGGTGTCGTATGAGGAGAGACGATCCATGCTGTACAGGGACTTGGAAAGAGGAGACATCGTGGTGGGGAGGATCAACAACATAAGAGAATACGGCTTCTTCCTCACTCTGCTGTGCATGGCAGGAGGCCTGAAGAGAGACATAGAGGACCTGGAGTTGTCT GCTCTATGTCACATCAGAGAAATTCCCTCCACTGGGAACCACGATGATCCTCTGTCCTACTACCAGATTGGGGACTTCATCAGAG CTGGAGTGAAAGACATTGACCGCTACCAGGAGAAGATCACCGTTTCCCTCCACCaggcctctctttctcccagcTTGGAGAGCATCAAACTGGGAGTCATTACGCGGGAGGAGCTGCCCGTGCACTACAG TCGTAGCGTTCGCGCAGCCAGCGACTCCAGTGAGACGTATGAGTGTATACTGAAGAGCTGCCACGGCTACCACAACCCCTCTGTAGTGGACTACCTGTTGGAGAAGGTGGGAATTAGCGACACCCACCCACCATCAATGATGAGAGGACTACAGAG TAAACTTTTTCAAGAGGAGGATTTTGCCTCAGCAATCAGGAAGAAGCAGTCCGCCTCCTGGGCCTTGAAGTG TGTCCGTGCAGGTGTGGACCATTTCAAACATGGTCGTCATGTGGAAGCCATGAATGAGTACAACAAAGCCTTGGAGATCGACACTAATAATGTAGAAGCACTGGTGGCGCGAGGAGCTCT GTATGCTAACAAAGGCAGCATCGTAAAGGCTATAACAGACTTTGAACTGGCTCTGGAGAGCTGCCCAGATCACCGCAACGCCAAGAAGTACCTCTGCCAGACACTggtggagagaggaaaaca gcttGAAGAACAAGAGAAACTAGTTACAGCTGAAGGATTGTACAGGCGAGCTCTGTCTCTAGATGACTCAAACCCTGAGGCACAAGAAGCCCTGAACAAGATCACAGACACAATACAG AAATCGATTCGCCTGCGAGAAGAAGCACTGGCTAAGGAGGAGGTGAAAGCTAAGACCAGCCAAACAAGCGCTGAGAAATTGCGTAAGATCttaaaagaggagaagag GATGAAGAAAAAACGGAAGAGATCagcatcttcttcatcatcatcctccactTCCACCAGGAGCTCCTCTACTTCttcatcgtcctcctcctctcgcaAGAAgtccaaaaagaagaaaaagaagcgtCGGAGGTCTGAGCGTGGAAGTAAACGCCATCGTAGGATCTCCTCAAGGGAGAGCAGGAAGAGTGAGGAGGGTAAGAGcgagaaagacaggaaggaaaaagatGAGGACGAGGTGGAGTGGTATCCTGCACCTCCCAACACCTCTGCCACCTTTCTCAACCAGGAGGGAGGCCCAGGGTTTGAGGAGAGGGATGAGGTAGAAGAGAAGGATGCAGAAGAAAGAAGAATATGTCAGCTTTATTCTTTGTCGGCAGCTTCAGAGAACGAAGAGTCTGACTCCTCGcgtaaagaaagaaagggaagggacagagaggagagcagggcagggagaaagaaaagcagtatGAGTAGAAGcccagaaagagagaagaagaggagcaagagcagagaggggagggatAAAAAcagggaaagagggaaggaaTATAACAGGAGGAACAGTGACTCTAAGATGAGAAGGAGCTTAGACGAGAACAGAAAGCGAAAAATATCCTGCTCCTCAGCTGACTCTGAGTATTCACGGAAATCTAGTGTCCGATCTGAGTATTCGGGAAACTCTGGTTCTGCTTCCAAACACTTGGAGAACAGGGTTAGACATGACCTCTCTAAGAGGAACTCCTTTGATGGTGGTAGGTAtgagaacagagggagggatgaaatTTGTGAGGTAGAAGACgtaaaaagagggaaagaaagtaaaaaggggagagaggaggaagagagaagcagTAAAAGATCAGAAAGTGCTGGAAATCATCATGAACAACGTGGTGGTGTGACCTCAGTGCCAGGGGTAAGGCCTAAAAAAGACCTTCCTGCTAATCTGCTAGATATTTTCAATCAGATCGCCCAGTTTGAGAAGGATAAAGGAGGCAGGCCAAAAAAATAA
- the ttc14 gene encoding tetratricopeptide repeat protein 14 isoform X1, with protein sequence MDRDLLRQCLTYHGESLFNKLKCEQTENPDFQAVVSDLCKATNESRGEDQGSPLVEQFIARKADILFCPAWKTATLQEEEHEAEEDAAEPYAIMPPVELFMEVSYEERRSMLYRDLERGDIVVGRINNIREYGFFLTLLCMAGGLKRDIEDLELSALCHIREIPSTGNHDDPLSYYQIGDFIRAGVKDIDRYQEKITVSLHQASLSPSLESIKLGVITREELPVHYSRSVRAASDSSETYECILKSCHGYHNPSVVDYLLEKVGISDTHPPSMMRGLQSKLFQEEDFASAIRKKQSASWALKCVRAGVDHFKHGRHVEAMNEYNKALEIDTNNVEALVARGALYANKGSIVKAITDFELALESCPDHRNAKKYLCQTLVERGKQLEEQEKLVTAEGLYRRALSLDDSNPEAQEALNKITDTIQKSIRLREEALAKEEVKAKTSQTSAEKLRKILKEEKRMKKKRKRSASSSSSSSTSTRSSSTSSSSSSSRKKSKKKKKKRRRSERGSKRHRRISSRESRKSEEGKSEKDRKEKDEDEVEWYPAPPNTSATFLNQEGGPGFEERDEVEEKDAEERRICQLYSLSAASENEESDSSRKERKGRDREESRAGRKKSSMSRSPEREKKRSKSREGRDKNRERGKEYNRRNSDSKMRRSLDENRKRKISCSSADSEYSRKSSVRSEYSGNSGSASKHLENRVRHDLSKRNSFDGGRYENRGRDEICEVEDVKRGKESKKGREEEERSSKRSESAGNHHEQRGGVTSVPGVRPKKDLPANLLDIFNQIAQFEKDKGGRPKK encoded by the exons ATGGATAGAGACTTGTTGAGGCAATGCCTCACGTATCATGGAGAGTCCTTGttcaacaaactgaaatgtgaacaaacagaaaacccAGACTTCCAAGCTGTGGTGTCTGACTTGTGCAAGGCCACGAATGAAAG CAGGGGTGAAGATCAGGGCAGCCCCCTTGTAGAGCAGTTCATTGCCAGGAAGGCTGACATCCTGTTCTGTCCAGCATGGAAGACCGCCACTCTTCAAGAAGAAGAGCACGAGGCGGAGGAGGACGCTGCAG AGCCCTATGCCATCATGCCACCGGTGGAGTTGTTCATGGAGGTGTCGTATGAGGAGAGACGATCCATGCTGTACAGGGACTTGGAAAGAGGAGACATCGTGGTGGGGAGGATCAACAACATAAGAGAATACGGCTTCTTCCTCACTCTGCTGTGCATGGCAGGAGGCCTGAAGAGAGACATAGAGGACCTGGAGTTGTCT GCTCTATGTCACATCAGAGAAATTCCCTCCACTGGGAACCACGATGATCCTCTGTCCTACTACCAGATTGGGGACTTCATCAGAG CTGGAGTGAAAGACATTGACCGCTACCAGGAGAAGATCACCGTTTCCCTCCACCaggcctctctttctcccagcTTGGAGAGCATCAAACTGGGAGTCATTACGCGGGAGGAGCTGCCCGTGCACTACAG TCGTAGCGTTCGCGCAGCCAGCGACTCCAGTGAGACGTATGAGTGTATACTGAAGAGCTGCCACGGCTACCACAACCCCTCTGTAGTGGACTACCTGTTGGAGAAGGTGGGAATTAGCGACACCCACCCACCATCAATGATGAGAGGACTACAGAG TAAACTTTTTCAAGAGGAGGATTTTGCCTCAGCAATCAGGAAGAAGCAGTCCGCCTCCTGGGCCTTGAAGTG TGTCCGTGCAGGTGTGGACCATTTCAAACATGGTCGTCATGTGGAAGCCATGAATGAGTACAACAAAGCCTTGGAGATCGACACTAATAATGTAGAAGCACTGGTGGCGCGAGGAGCTCT GTATGCTAACAAAGGCAGCATCGTAAAGGCTATAACAGACTTTGAACTGGCTCTGGAGAGCTGCCCAGATCACCGCAACGCCAAGAAGTACCTCTGCCAGACACTggtggagagaggaaaaca gcttGAAGAACAAGAGAAACTAGTTACAGCTGAAGGATTGTACAGGCGAGCTCTGTCTCTAGATGACTCAAACCCTGAGGCACAAGAAGCCCTGAACAAGATCACAGACACAATACAG AAATCGATTCGCCTGCGAGAAGAAGCACTGGCTAAGGAGGAGGTGAAAGCTAAGACCAGCCAAACAAGCGCTGAGAAATTGCGTAAGATCttaaaagaggagaagag GATGAAGAAAAAACGGAAGAGATCagcatcttcttcatcatcatcctccactTCCACCAGGAGCTCCTCTACTTCttcatcgtcctcctcctctcgcaAGAAgtccaaaaagaagaaaaagaagcgtCGGAGGTCTGAGCGTGGAAGTAAACGCCATCGTAGGATCTCCTCAAGGGAGAGCAGGAAGAGTGAGGAGGGTAAGAGcgagaaagacaggaaggaaaaagatGAGGACGAGGTGGAGTGGTATCCTGCACCTCCCAACACCTCTGCCACCTTTCTCAACCAGGAGGGAGGCCCAGGGTTTGAGGAGAGGGATGAGGTAGAAGAGAAGGATGCAGAAGAAAGAAGAATATGTCAGCTTTATTCTTTGTCGGCAGCTTCAGAGAACGAAGAGTCTGACTCCTCGcgtaaagaaagaaagggaagggacagagaggagagcagggcagggagaaagaaaagcagtatGAGTAGAAGcccagaaagagagaagaagaggagcaagagcagagaggggagggatAAAAAcagggaaagagggaaggaaTATAACAGGAGGAACAGTGACTCTAAGATGAGAAGGAGCTTAGACGAGAACAGAAAGCGAAAAATATCCTGCTCCTCAGCTGACTCTGAGTATTCACGGAAATCTAGTGTCCGATCTGAGTATTCGGGAAACTCTGGTTCTGCTTCCAAACACTTGGAGAACAGGGTTAGACATGACCTCTCTAAGAGGAACTCCTTTGATGGTGGTAGGTAtgagaacagagggagggatgaaatTTGTGAGGTAGAAGACgtaaaaagagggaaagaaagtaaaaaggggagagaggaggaagagagaagcagTAAAAGATCAGAAAGTGCTGGAAATCATCATGAACAACGTGGTGGTGTGACCTCAGTGCCAGGGGTAAGGCCTAAAAAAGACCTTCCTGCTAATCTGCTAGATATTTTCAATCAGATCGCCCAGTTTGAGAAGGATAAAGGAGGCAGGCCAAAAAAATAA
- the ttc14 gene encoding tetratricopeptide repeat protein 14 isoform X3 yields the protein MDRDLLRQCLTYHGESLFNKLKCEQTENPDFQAVVSDLCKATNESRGEDQGSPLVEQFIARKADILFCPAWKTATLQEEEHEAEEDAAEPYAIMPPVELFMEVSYEERRSMLYRDLERGDIVVGRINNIREYGFFLTLLCMAGGLKRDIEDLELSALCHIREIPSTGNHDDPLSYYQIGDFIRAGVKDIDRYQEKITVSLHQASLSPSLESIKLGVITREELPVHYSRSVRAASDSSETYECILKSCHGYHNPSVVDYLLEKVGISDTHPPSMMRGLQSKLFQEEDFASAIRKKQSASWALKCVRAGVDHFKHGRHVEAMNEYNKALEIDTNNVEALVARGALYANKGSIVKAITDFELALESCPDHRNAKKYLCQTLVERGKQLEEQEKLVTAEGLYRRALSLDDSNPEAQEALNKITDTIQCFGVCVCVSNPGTLPFDPPTATALSPAFRGTEKNKQK from the exons ATGGATAGAGACTTGTTGAGGCAATGCCTCACGTATCATGGAGAGTCCTTGttcaacaaactgaaatgtgaacaaacagaaaacccAGACTTCCAAGCTGTGGTGTCTGACTTGTGCAAGGCCACGAATGAAAG CAGGGGTGAAGATCAGGGCAGCCCCCTTGTAGAGCAGTTCATTGCCAGGAAGGCTGACATCCTGTTCTGTCCAGCATGGAAGACCGCCACTCTTCAAGAAGAAGAGCACGAGGCGGAGGAGGACGCTGCAG AGCCCTATGCCATCATGCCACCGGTGGAGTTGTTCATGGAGGTGTCGTATGAGGAGAGACGATCCATGCTGTACAGGGACTTGGAAAGAGGAGACATCGTGGTGGGGAGGATCAACAACATAAGAGAATACGGCTTCTTCCTCACTCTGCTGTGCATGGCAGGAGGCCTGAAGAGAGACATAGAGGACCTGGAGTTGTCT GCTCTATGTCACATCAGAGAAATTCCCTCCACTGGGAACCACGATGATCCTCTGTCCTACTACCAGATTGGGGACTTCATCAGAG CTGGAGTGAAAGACATTGACCGCTACCAGGAGAAGATCACCGTTTCCCTCCACCaggcctctctttctcccagcTTGGAGAGCATCAAACTGGGAGTCATTACGCGGGAGGAGCTGCCCGTGCACTACAG TCGTAGCGTTCGCGCAGCCAGCGACTCCAGTGAGACGTATGAGTGTATACTGAAGAGCTGCCACGGCTACCACAACCCCTCTGTAGTGGACTACCTGTTGGAGAAGGTGGGAATTAGCGACACCCACCCACCATCAATGATGAGAGGACTACAGAG TAAACTTTTTCAAGAGGAGGATTTTGCCTCAGCAATCAGGAAGAAGCAGTCCGCCTCCTGGGCCTTGAAGTG TGTCCGTGCAGGTGTGGACCATTTCAAACATGGTCGTCATGTGGAAGCCATGAATGAGTACAACAAAGCCTTGGAGATCGACACTAATAATGTAGAAGCACTGGTGGCGCGAGGAGCTCT GTATGCTAACAAAGGCAGCATCGTAAAGGCTATAACAGACTTTGAACTGGCTCTGGAGAGCTGCCCAGATCACCGCAACGCCAAGAAGTACCTCTGCCAGACACTggtggagagaggaaaaca gcttGAAGAACAAGAGAAACTAGTTACAGCTGAAGGATTGTACAGGCGAGCTCTGTCTCTAGATGACTCAAACCCTGAGGCACAAGAAGCCCTGAACAAGATCACAGACACAATACAG tgttttggtgtgtgtgtgtgtgtctccaacCCTGGGACTCTGCCCTTTGACCCTCCGACTGCCACGGCCTTGTCACCTGCCTTTCGGGGGacggaaaaaaataaacaaaaatga